In Candidatus Hydrogenedentota bacterium, a genomic segment contains:
- a CDS encoding NifB/NifX family molybdenum-iron cluster-binding protein, giving the protein MIIAISSSGETLDSPVDPRFGRAAYFVAVDSENGSFEAHSNAQNLNAAQGAGIQAAETVSRLGAEVVVTGHCGPKAFRTLSAAGIKVVTGAEGTVKDAIDAFRAGILVPSDDADVESHWA; this is encoded by the coding sequence ATGATTATCGCCATCAGTTCATCGGGCGAGACGCTCGATTCACCGGTTGATCCCCGTTTCGGTCGCGCCGCGTATTTCGTAGCCGTCGATTCTGAGAACGGGAGCTTTGAGGCCCACTCAAACGCCCAGAACCTGAACGCCGCGCAGGGCGCGGGCATTCAGGCCGCAGAAACCGTTTCACGGCTGGGCGCGGAAGTCGTGGTCACCGGCCATTGCGGCCCAAAGGCGTTTCGTACGTTGTCCGCGGCGGGGATCAAGGTGGTCACCGGCGCGGAAGGCACGGTGAAGGATGCTATCGACGCATTCCGGGCGGGCATATTGGTTCCTTCGGATGACGCAGATGTAGAAAGCCACTGGGCATAA